One genomic window of Nicotiana sylvestris chromosome 10, ASM39365v2, whole genome shotgun sequence includes the following:
- the LOC104216644 gene encoding uncharacterized protein isoform X2 — MIIVYITFFYLLSGSYTNTILNIYFIGLFYALPDIGTRYICASLCIAMLIQLLNYPTLQVFFLVNIVLFTLTNCIYRNETCSNTKCWILCLFDFVSRTNYVNSEIPYNVNEGIPEKGLPKMGQNKLLFCASISFSAEELRRLTMAEGKVDKDSTGEVLDKGFLYLDSVTCISLSSLWHDQEVLFLHMSYEVTSCIFCLWLFLCSILIFNDKRSVLLMLFSKCSLHLMLRLQELPD; from the exons ATGATTATTGTGTATATTACTTTCTTTTACCTATTATCTGGTTCCTACACTAATACAATACTTAACATATACTTCATAGGCCTTTTTTACGCACTACCAGATATAGGAACTAGGTATATCTGTGCAAGCCTTTGTATTGCAATGTTAATTCAACTTCTCAACTACCCTACTTTGCAAGTATTTTTCCTTGTAAATATTGTACTCTTTACACTGACAAACTGTATTTATCGAAATGAAACATGCTCTAATACAAAGTGTTGGATtctttgtttgtttgattttgtttcCCGTACTAACTATGTTAACAGTGAGATTCCCTACAATGTCAATGAAGGAATCCCTGAGAAGGGGCTTCCGAAGATGGGGCAGAACAAGCTGCTTTTTTGTGCTTCCATATCTTTCTCTGCTGAAG AATTGCGGCGTCTCACTATGGCAGAAGGAAAAGTAGACAAAGATTCAACTGGAGAAGTTTTGGACAAG GGGTTCCTTTATTTGGATTCTGTCACTTGTATTTCTCTAAGTTCTTTGTGGCATGACCAAGAGGTACTATTTCTTCATATGAGTTATGAAGTTACTTCTTGTATATTTTGTTTGTGGTTGTTTTTATGCAGTATTTTGATTTTCAATGATAAAAGGTCTGTGCTGCTTATGCTGTTTTCAAAGTGTAGTCTACACCTG aTGTTAAGATTACAAGAGTTGCCGGATTAA
- the LOC104216644 gene encoding uncharacterized protein isoform X5, with protein sequence MIIVYITFFYLLSGSYTNTILNIYFIGLFYALPDIGTRYICASLCIAMLIQLLNYPTLQVFFLVNIVLFTLTNCIYRNETCSNTKCWILCLFDFVSRTNYVNSEIPYNVNEGIPEKGLPKMGQNKLLFCASISFSAEELRRLTMAEGKVDKDSTGEVLDKGFLYLDSVTCISLSSLWHDQEMLRLQELPD encoded by the exons ATGATTATTGTGTATATTACTTTCTTTTACCTATTATCTGGTTCCTACACTAATACAATACTTAACATATACTTCATAGGCCTTTTTTACGCACTACCAGATATAGGAACTAGGTATATCTGTGCAAGCCTTTGTATTGCAATGTTAATTCAACTTCTCAACTACCCTACTTTGCAAGTATTTTTCCTTGTAAATATTGTACTCTTTACACTGACAAACTGTATTTATCGAAATGAAACATGCTCTAATACAAAGTGTTGGATtctttgtttgtttgattttgtttcCCGTACTAACTATGTTAACAGTGAGATTCCCTACAATGTCAATGAAGGAATCCCTGAGAAGGGGCTTCCGAAGATGGGGCAGAACAAGCTGCTTTTTTGTGCTTCCATATCTTTCTCTGCTGAAG AATTGCGGCGTCTCACTATGGCAGAAGGAAAAGTAGACAAAGATTCAACTGGAGAAGTTTTGGACAAG GGGTTCCTTTATTTGGATTCTGTCACTTGTATTTCTCTAAGTTCTTTGTGGCATGACCAAGAG aTGTTAAGATTACAAGAGTTGCCGGATTAA
- the LOC104216644 gene encoding uncharacterized protein isoform X4, whose product MIIVYITFFYLLSGSYTNTILNIYFIGLFYALPDIGTRYICASLCIAMLIQLLNYPTLQVFFLVNIVLFTLTNCIYRNETCSNTKCWILCLFDFVSRTNYVNSEIPYNVNEGIPEKGLPKMGQNKLLFCASISFSAEELRRLTMAEGKVDKDSTGEVLDKGFLYLDSVTCISLSSLWHDQEVCAAYAVFKV is encoded by the exons ATGATTATTGTGTATATTACTTTCTTTTACCTATTATCTGGTTCCTACACTAATACAATACTTAACATATACTTCATAGGCCTTTTTTACGCACTACCAGATATAGGAACTAGGTATATCTGTGCAAGCCTTTGTATTGCAATGTTAATTCAACTTCTCAACTACCCTACTTTGCAAGTATTTTTCCTTGTAAATATTGTACTCTTTACACTGACAAACTGTATTTATCGAAATGAAACATGCTCTAATACAAAGTGTTGGATtctttgtttgtttgattttgtttcCCGTACTAACTATGTTAACAGTGAGATTCCCTACAATGTCAATGAAGGAATCCCTGAGAAGGGGCTTCCGAAGATGGGGCAGAACAAGCTGCTTTTTTGTGCTTCCATATCTTTCTCTGCTGAAG AATTGCGGCGTCTCACTATGGCAGAAGGAAAAGTAGACAAAGATTCAACTGGAGAAGTTTTGGACAAG GGGTTCCTTTATTTGGATTCTGTCACTTGTATTTCTCTAAGTTCTTTGTGGCATGACCAAGAG GTCTGTGCTGCTTATGCTGTTTTCAAAGTGTAG
- the LOC104216644 gene encoding uncharacterized protein isoform X1 — MIIVYITFFYLLSGSYTNTILNIYFIGLFYALPDIGTRYICASLCIAMLIQLLNYPTLQVFFLVNIVLFTLTNCIYRNETCSNTKCWILCLFDFVSRTNYVNSEIPYNVNEGIPEKGLPKMGQNKLLFCASISFSAEELRRLTMAEGKVDKDSTGEVLDKGFLYLDSVTCISLSSLWHDQEVLFLHMSYEVTSCIFCLWLFLCSILIFNDKRSVLLMLFSKCSLHLRLKNQGCREWNQ; from the exons ATGATTATTGTGTATATTACTTTCTTTTACCTATTATCTGGTTCCTACACTAATACAATACTTAACATATACTTCATAGGCCTTTTTTACGCACTACCAGATATAGGAACTAGGTATATCTGTGCAAGCCTTTGTATTGCAATGTTAATTCAACTTCTCAACTACCCTACTTTGCAAGTATTTTTCCTTGTAAATATTGTACTCTTTACACTGACAAACTGTATTTATCGAAATGAAACATGCTCTAATACAAAGTGTTGGATtctttgtttgtttgattttgtttcCCGTACTAACTATGTTAACAGTGAGATTCCCTACAATGTCAATGAAGGAATCCCTGAGAAGGGGCTTCCGAAGATGGGGCAGAACAAGCTGCTTTTTTGTGCTTCCATATCTTTCTCTGCTGAAG AATTGCGGCGTCTCACTATGGCAGAAGGAAAAGTAGACAAAGATTCAACTGGAGAAGTTTTGGACAAG GGGTTCCTTTATTTGGATTCTGTCACTTGTATTTCTCTAAGTTCTTTGTGGCATGACCAAGAGGTACTATTTCTTCATATGAGTTATGAAGTTACTTCTTGTATATTTTGTTTGTGGTTGTTTTTATGCAGTATTTTGATTTTCAATGATAAAAGGTCTGTGCTGCTTATGCTGTTTTCAAAGTGTAGTCTACACCTG AGACTGAAGAACCAAGGTTGTAGAGAATGGAATCAATAG
- the LOC104216644 gene encoding uncharacterized protein isoform X7, producing the protein MSEIPYNVNEGIPEKGLPKMGQNKLLFCASISFSAEELRRLTMAEGKVDKDSTGEVLDKGFLYLDSVTCISLSSLWHDQEVLFLHMSYEVTSCIFCLWLFLCSILIFNDKRSVLLMLFSKCSLHLRLKNQGCREWNQ; encoded by the exons ATGAG TGAGATTCCCTACAATGTCAATGAAGGAATCCCTGAGAAGGGGCTTCCGAAGATGGGGCAGAACAAGCTGCTTTTTTGTGCTTCCATATCTTTCTCTGCTGAAG AATTGCGGCGTCTCACTATGGCAGAAGGAAAAGTAGACAAAGATTCAACTGGAGAAGTTTTGGACAAG GGGTTCCTTTATTTGGATTCTGTCACTTGTATTTCTCTAAGTTCTTTGTGGCATGACCAAGAGGTACTATTTCTTCATATGAGTTATGAAGTTACTTCTTGTATATTTTGTTTGTGGTTGTTTTTATGCAGTATTTTGATTTTCAATGATAAAAGGTCTGTGCTGCTTATGCTGTTTTCAAAGTGTAGTCTACACCTG AGACTGAAGAACCAAGGTTGTAGAGAATGGAATCAATAG
- the LOC104216644 gene encoding uncharacterized protein isoform X3 — protein sequence MIIVYITFFYLLSGSYTNTILNIYFIGLFYALPDIGTRYICASLCIAMLIQLLNYPTLQVFFLVNIVLFTLTNCIYRNETCSNTKCWILCLFDFVSRTNYVNSEIPYNVNEGIPEKGLPKMGQNKLLFCASISFSAEELRRLTMAEGKVDKDSTGEVLDKGFLYLDSVTCISLSSLWHDQERLKNQGCREWNQ from the exons ATGATTATTGTGTATATTACTTTCTTTTACCTATTATCTGGTTCCTACACTAATACAATACTTAACATATACTTCATAGGCCTTTTTTACGCACTACCAGATATAGGAACTAGGTATATCTGTGCAAGCCTTTGTATTGCAATGTTAATTCAACTTCTCAACTACCCTACTTTGCAAGTATTTTTCCTTGTAAATATTGTACTCTTTACACTGACAAACTGTATTTATCGAAATGAAACATGCTCTAATACAAAGTGTTGGATtctttgtttgtttgattttgtttcCCGTACTAACTATGTTAACAGTGAGATTCCCTACAATGTCAATGAAGGAATCCCTGAGAAGGGGCTTCCGAAGATGGGGCAGAACAAGCTGCTTTTTTGTGCTTCCATATCTTTCTCTGCTGAAG AATTGCGGCGTCTCACTATGGCAGAAGGAAAAGTAGACAAAGATTCAACTGGAGAAGTTTTGGACAAG GGGTTCCTTTATTTGGATTCTGTCACTTGTATTTCTCTAAGTTCTTTGTGGCATGACCAAGAG AGACTGAAGAACCAAGGTTGTAGAGAATGGAATCAATAG
- the LOC104216644 gene encoding uncharacterized protein isoform X6, whose amino-acid sequence MLWDLHQVLNQTVVTSSGLLLQHLRKKESEVKSSGEIPYNVNEGIPEKGLPKMGQNKLLFCASISFSAEELRRLTMAEGKVDKDSTGEVLDKGFLYLDSVTCISLSSLWHDQEVLFLHMSYEVTSCIFCLWLFLCSILIFNDKRSVLLMLFSKCSLHLRLKNQGCREWNQ is encoded by the exons ATGTTGTG GGACCTACATCAAGTTCTGAATCAAACTGTAGTTACTTCAAGTGGGCTACTGCTTCAACATTTAAGGAAAAAGGAAAGTGAAGTCAAGAGCTCAGG TGAGATTCCCTACAATGTCAATGAAGGAATCCCTGAGAAGGGGCTTCCGAAGATGGGGCAGAACAAGCTGCTTTTTTGTGCTTCCATATCTTTCTCTGCTGAAG AATTGCGGCGTCTCACTATGGCAGAAGGAAAAGTAGACAAAGATTCAACTGGAGAAGTTTTGGACAAG GGGTTCCTTTATTTGGATTCTGTCACTTGTATTTCTCTAAGTTCTTTGTGGCATGACCAAGAGGTACTATTTCTTCATATGAGTTATGAAGTTACTTCTTGTATATTTTGTTTGTGGTTGTTTTTATGCAGTATTTTGATTTTCAATGATAAAAGGTCTGTGCTGCTTATGCTGTTTTCAAAGTGTAGTCTACACCTG AGACTGAAGAACCAAGGTTGTAGAGAATGGAATCAATAG